In Zingiber officinale cultivar Zhangliang chromosome 3B, Zo_v1.1, whole genome shotgun sequence, a single window of DNA contains:
- the LOC121967454 gene encoding ubiquitin C-terminal hydrolase 22-like, whose amino-acid sequence MRFISPLRRTNQRADPPTMASNSTLRLPPPCPHLAAYIAGGGGSELRSLHRILRRRPPLGRPEVCRDPGEVPRCGACRGGGARLYVCVACAAVSCIRHAAEHAAMRPGHEIGVDVDRVELFCSACSDQVYDPDFDAAVVIALTAPAACWAPQTQTGRRTKRPRRVEYRRWALNTGERAVIGRRSNPLLVREGNASSCSTATTVNSTANAATTSCTTSSAPLPWGLRGLNNLGNTCFMNSVLQALLHTPLLTNYFLSNRHNHLVCQRKVRKKAPTKERSNGWDATAGLQICLACDLDAMYSAVFSGDRKPYSPAKFLYNWWRYASNLANYQQHDAHEFFICMLDGIHEKEQEPCKPSTHLSSGECCIAHRVFSGTLRSDVTCTICGFTSTTYDPCVDISLDLDSKQNSIKTNGPKHHINGDFIKSTIVQKSGTSTIMECLDRFTRPEKLGADQKLFCQQCQVRQESLKQMSISKIPLVTCFHIKRFEHSLTRKTSRKVDQYLDFPFSLDLAPYLSSSILSARYGNRVLASEDYDSDSDASVESVSNLELFAVVTHSGNLDAGHYLTYLRLNGQWYRCDDAWITHVKESMVRSSQAYMLFYVQKILYYKASENLVSS is encoded by the exons ATGAGGTTCATCTCTCCGTTGCGCCGCACGAATCAGCGCGCAGATCCACCTACAATGGCTTCCAACTCCACCCTCCGCCTCCCGCCGCCTTGCCCTCATCTCGCCGCTTACATCGCAGGCGGCGGCGGTTCAGAGCTCCGATCGCTCCACCGCATCCTCCGCCGGCGGCCTCCGCTCGGGCGGCCCGAGGTTTGCCGCGACCCAGGGGAGGTGCCTCGCTGCGGCGCCTGCCGCGGCGGGGGCGCCCGGTTGTACGTTTGCGTGGCCTGCGCCGCCGTATCCTGCATCCGCCATGCGGCCGAACATGCGGCGATGCGCCCGGGGCACGAGATCGGCGTCGACGTAGACCGGGTGGAGCTGTTCTGCTCCGCGTGCAGCGATCAGGTGTACGATCCCGATTTCGACGCCGCCGTCGTGATCGCGCTCACCGCGCCCGCCGCCTGCTGGGCCCCGCAGACGCAGACGGGCAGACGCACGAAGCGGCCTCGCAGGGTGGAATATCGCCGCTGGGCCCTCAATACGGGCGAGCGTGCGGTGATCGGGCGGAGATCTAACCCTTTGCTCGTCCGGGAGGGCAATGCCTCCTCTTGTTCCACCGCCACCACAGTGAATTCGACGGCTAACGCCGCCACCACTTCCTGCACTACCTCTTCCGCGCCGTTGCCTTGGGGATTGAGGGGTTTGAACAATCTGGGCAATACCTGCTTCATGAACTCTGTTCTGCAAGCGCTGCTACACACGCCATTGCTGACTAATTATTTCTTGAGCAATCGGCACAATCACCTCGTCTGTCAGCGGAAGGTCAGGAAGAAAGCTCCCACCAAGGAGAGGAGCAACGGTTGGGATGCAACTGCCGGTTTGCAAATCTGTTTGGCCTGTGATTTGGACGCGATGTACTCGGCTGTCTTCTCCGGCGATAGGAAGCCTTACAGTCCTGCCAAATTCCTTTACAA CTGGTGGCGATATGCATCGAACCTTGCAAATTATCAGCAGCATGATGCACATGAATTTTTCATTTGTATGCTTGATGGAATCCATGAAAAGGAGCAGGAGCCATGCAAACCTTCCACCCATT TGAGCAGTGGAGAATGTTGCATTGCTCATAGGGTTTTTTCGGGTACCTTGAGATCAGATGTCACTTGCACCATTTGTGGGTTTACATCGACAACATATGATCCTTGTGTCGACATCTCCTTGGACTTGGACTCTAAGCAGAATTCTATTAAGACAAATGGCCCCAAACACCATATCAATGGCGACTTTATAAAGTCAACAATAGTCCAAAAATCTGGAACTTCTACCATCATGGAATGTCTGGATCGCTTCACGAGGCCAGAAAAATTGGGTGCTGACCAGAAACTCTTCTGCCAACAGTGTCAGGTGAGGCAGGAATCCTTAAAACAGATGTCGATAAGCAAGATTCCACTGGTAACTTGCTTCCACATCAAGCGTTTCGAGCATTCGTTGACGAGGAAAACATCGCGGAAGGTGGATCAATATCTGGACTTCCCATTTTCCCTTGACCTGGCCCCGTATCTTTCATCCTCCATTCTCAGCGCCAGATATGGCAACCGGGTGCTGGCTTCTGAGGATTACGACTCAGATTCAGATGCATCAGTCGAGTCAGTGTCAAACTTGGAGCTGTTTGCAGTGGTCACACACAGTGGTAACTTAGATGCTGGCCATTACCTGACATACCTTCGTCTCAACGGCCAATGGTACCGGTGCGACGATGCATGGATCACTCATGTCAAGGAGAGCATGGTGAGATCTTCTCAGGCATACATGCTGTTCTATGTACAGAAAATTCTTTACTACAAAGCGAGTGAGAATTTGGTCAGCTCTTGA
- the LOC121967456 gene encoding ER membrane protein complex subunit 7 homolog, whose amino-acid sequence MGIWTLRGGLCKYRDDKARSSSPEAMRSAAAMAAGFVGSPVAILVLVLFYSHLLALALADGASSDDGYRIAGRVKLGGKTPKEFGLLPKLTNAKVILNGGQSITFTRADGYFSFHNVPAGTHLIEVAALGYFFSPVRVDISARNPGNIHAALTENRRVLNELILEPLREEHYYEIREPFSIWSVVKSPMGLMLGFTLLVIFVMPKLMDSIDPEEMKRAQEEMRAQGIPSISNMLPRGS is encoded by the exons ATGGGAATTTGGACTTTACGTGGGGGTTTGTGCAAATATCGCGACGATAAAGCGAGATCCTCGTCTCCGGAGGCGATGAGATCAGCGGCGGCAATGGCGGCAGGTTTCGTCGGTTCACCGGTGGCGATCCTTGTTTTAGTTCTATTTTATTCGCATCTCCTCGCTTTGGCCCTCGCTGACGGCGCTAG CTCCGACGACGGGTACAGGATTGCGGGACGGGTGAAACTGGGAG gtaAAACTCCCAAAGAGTTTGGTCTTTTGCCAAAGCTTACAAATGCCAAAGTCATACTTAATGGTGGTCAAAGCATCACTTTTACAAGAGCAGATGGTTATTTCTCATT TCACAATGTGCCAGCTGGAACACATCTGATTGAAGTAGCTGCACTAGGTTATTTCTTTTCCCCG GTTCGTGTTGATATCAGTGCTAGAAACCCTGGTAACATCCATGCAGCACTCACAGAGAATCGCAGAGTTCTTAATGAGCTGATCCTCGAGCCACTAAGAGAGGAGCATTACTATGAG ATAAGGGAACCGTTTTCCATTTGGTCAGTAGTGAAAAGTCCAATGGGTTTAATGTTGGGTTTCACGCTTTTGGTGATATTTGTCATGCCAAAATTGATGGATAGTATTG ATCCAGAGGAAATGAAACGGGCTCAAGAGGAAATGAGGGCGCAAGGGATTCCTTCGATTTCGAACATGTTGCCGAGGGGCAGTTGA